One window of the Populus nigra chromosome 4, ddPopNigr1.1, whole genome shotgun sequence genome contains the following:
- the LOC133690591 gene encoding protein S-acyltransferase 21-like has translation MARRHGWQLPVHTFQIVAITVFFVLSVAFYAFFAPFLGKVIYEYVAIGVYSVLALSVFILYVRCTAIDPADPGILLEADETAGHKSENDTDLPGNSAEEPSKIRLKNGGKSYKYGSSWCSRLGGFFCCFLVKQDCRKDEDILQEESGEDALFCTLCNAEVRKFSKHCRSCDKCVDGFDHHCRWLNNCVGRKNYITFVSLMATSLVWLVVEFGVGVAVLVRCFVDRKAMDHQIVEKLGIGFSRPPFATVVALCTFLSLLATVPLGELFFFHLILIRKGITTYEYVVAMRTQSEPPGPSVDGGEQQSLPSSPTSSAVTAVSGRSSIGMSLQFKGAWCTPPRIFMDHQDEIIPHLERGRLPSTVDPDAIQEADKAKKLPQRPVRISAWKLAKLDSSEAIKAAAKARASSSVLRPIGSRYNPYDADHLSSSNFSGRSSPISTDQGFQNKNARAVMPGLSPSMTNSYPASNASHASRDDIGSWHQSLGNFSSANVSNLATSPIQRQTSNRDHFNPIYQTSADESPWSARQSEVDGNPSHENAAQIPMRRNLGAAENMRTTVYWDPEAGRFVSSTRGAGSSSQVRGTELLYTDQSIFFGGPLVNEQLSRGRTGSSLTLSQDRGSTSSHFQQGRSQRGGQLPVFVPSDSQQNLYSSRSP, from the exons atggCTAGGCGACATGGATGGCAACTCCCTGTTCATACTTTTCAG ATTGTGGCTATTACAGTTTTCTTCGTGCTATCTGTTGCATTCTATGCCTTTTTCGCTCCCTTTCTTGGGAAGGTCATTTATGAATATGTGGCTATTGGTGTTTATTCTGTATTG GCGCTCTCCGTATTTATTCTTTATGTACGATGCACTGCAATTGATCCGGCCGATCCTGGAATTCTACTAGAAGCTGATGAGACAGCAGGCCATAAATCAGAAAATGACACAGATCTGCCTG GAAACTCTGCTGAAGAACCTAGCAAGATAAGGTTAAAAAATGGAGGGAAATCCTATAAATACGGTTCAAGTTGGTGTTCAAGACTTGGAGGTTTCTTTTGCTGTTTTCTTGTGAAACAAGATTGCCGTAAAGATGAAGATATTCTACAGGAAGAATCTGGAGAGGATGCTTTGTTCTGTACACTGTGCAATGCTGAG gTACGCAAATTCAGCAAACATTGCAGAAGTTGTGACAAATGTGTTGATGGATTTGATCATCACTGTCGT TGGTTGAACAATTGTGTAGGGAGGAAAAACTACATCACATTTGTTTCCCTTATGGCAACAAGCCTTGTCTGG CTTGTTGTTGAATTCGGAGTTGGTGTTGCTGTCCTTGTTCGATGCTTTGTAGATAGAAAGGCCATGGATCATCAAATAGTGGAGAAACTTGGCATTGGATTCTCACGCCCCCCTTTTGCAACAGTAGTG GCCCTGTGCACATTCCTATCTTTGCTTGCCACTGTGCCTCTGGGggaactattttttttccacttgatTCTGATTCGAAAG GGTATCACAACATATGAGTATGTAGTTGCCATGAGAACTCAGAGTGAACCACCTGGACCATCTGTAGATGGAGGAGAGCAGCAAAGTCTGCCATCTTCACCAACCAGTTCAGCTGTTACTGCAGTGAGCGGAAGAAGCTCTATAGGAATGAGTTTGCAATTTAAAGGTGCTTGGTGTACCCCTCCAAGAATCTTCATGGACCACCAG GATGAAATTATTCCACATTTGGAGAGAGGACGCTTACCATCCACAGTTGATCCAGATGCAATACAGGAAGCTGACAAAGCCAAAAAGTTACCACAGCGTCCAGTTCGAATCAGTGCATGGAAACTTGCTAAATTGGATTCCAGTGAGGCTATTAAAGCAGCTGCAAAGGCTAGAGCATCATCATCTGTGCTACGTCCCATAGGTTCTCGATATAACCCATATGATGCTGATCATTTGTCCAGTAGCAATTTTAGTGGAAGGAGCAGTCCGATCAGTACTGATCAAgggtttcaaaataaaaatgctagAGCAGTGATGCCAGGTCTATCTCCTTCCATGACTAACTCATATCCAGCCAGCAATGCTAGTCATGCTAGCAGGGATGACATTGGATCATGGCATCAGAGTCTTGGCAATTTTAGCAGTGCTAATGTCTCCAATCTTGCCACTTCTCCAATACAGCGGCAAACTTCAAACAGAGACCACTTCAACCCCATTTATCAAACCTCAGCAGATGAATCTCCTTGGTCAGCAAGACAAAGTGAAGTAGATGGGAATCCTTCTCATGAGAATGCTGCCCAAATTCCCATGAGAAGAAACTTAGGTGCAGCAGAGAATATGAGAACAACTGTTTACTGGGATCCAGAAGCTGGACGCTTTGTCTCTTCTACAAGAGGTGCTGGTTCTTCATCCCAGGTTCGGGGAACAGAGCTTTTGTACACAGATCAATCTATATTTTTTGGTGGTCCCCTTGTCAATGAGCAGCTAAGCAGAGGGAGGACTGGTAGTTCACTGACTCTGAGCCAGGATAGAGGATCTACCTCGAGTCATTTTCAGCAGGGCAGATCACAGAGGGGCGGCCAACTTCCTGTGTTTGTCCCAAGCGATTCCCAACAAAACCTGTATTCATCTAGGTCTCCTTAG